The following are encoded together in the Mesoterricola sediminis genome:
- a CDS encoding response regulator transcription factor: protein MRHDLSAARVLLIEDDEILAAMVQEVLEGRGLTVTVASHPEVGLALHAVHRADLILLDRMFPGADGLDTLRHLRDKGDAVPIILLTSRGELGDKLEGLGEGADDYMGKPFSVDELEARIRALLRRARPSPALPPDTSVHGPFTIDWAAMRVEREGQVLDLTPQEFRVLSHLIRTPDRPVPRAELLEKAWPPDGRPASPRTVDVYVTRLRSKLGRESDHPWILTLDGEGYSWNG, encoded by the coding sequence GTGCGCCATGACCTTTCGGCGGCCCGGGTCCTGCTCATCGAAGATGACGAGATCCTGGCGGCGATGGTGCAGGAAGTCCTGGAGGGCCGCGGGCTGACCGTGACCGTGGCGTCCCACCCCGAGGTGGGGCTCGCCCTCCATGCCGTCCACCGGGCGGATCTCATCCTCCTCGACCGCATGTTCCCCGGCGCGGATGGCCTGGACACGCTGCGGCACCTCCGGGACAAGGGCGACGCCGTGCCCATCATCCTCCTCACCTCCCGCGGCGAACTGGGCGACAAGCTGGAGGGCCTCGGGGAAGGGGCCGACGACTACATGGGCAAGCCCTTTTCCGTCGACGAACTGGAGGCCCGGATCCGGGCCCTCCTGCGCCGCGCCCGCCCGTCTCCCGCCCTGCCTCCGGACACCTCGGTTCATGGGCCATTCACGATCGACTGGGCCGCCATGCGGGTCGAGCGGGAGGGCCAGGTGCTGGACCTCACCCCCCAGGAGTTCCGGGTCCTCAGCCACCTGATCCGGACGCCGGACCGGCCCGTGCCCCGGGCGGAGCTCCTGGAGAAGGCTTGGCCACCCGACGGCAGGCCCGCCAGTCCCCGGACCGTGGACGTGTATGTGACGCGTCTCCGCAGCAAGCTCGGCCGCGAGTCCGACCACCCCTGGATCCTCACCCTGGACGGGGAAGGGTACAGCTGGAACGGCTGA
- the yihA gene encoding ribosome biogenesis GTP-binding protein YihA/YsxC: protein MAQPLKDARFLVSASSVKTLGVCHAEVAFVGRSNVGKSSLLNALCHQRGLAKTSKTPGRTRLINVFLTGPDRWIVDLPGYGFATGPAKEREAWQGMIEGYLRGRATLRMVYVLVDAEVGPTRLDLQMVDWLREADLPCRIVATKADQVKPSRQLAQRRDVAKVLGLLPNDIAWVSSEKGTGVPDLRMEIAATLDLL from the coding sequence ATGGCCCAGCCCCTCAAGGATGCCCGCTTCCTCGTTTCGGCCTCCAGCGTGAAGACGCTGGGCGTCTGCCATGCCGAGGTGGCCTTCGTGGGCCGCTCCAACGTCGGCAAGAGCTCCCTCCTCAACGCCCTCTGCCACCAGCGGGGCCTGGCGAAGACCTCCAAGACCCCCGGGCGCACCCGGCTCATCAATGTCTTCCTGACGGGGCCGGACCGCTGGATCGTGGACCTGCCGGGCTACGGCTTCGCCACCGGCCCCGCCAAGGAGCGCGAGGCCTGGCAGGGCATGATCGAGGGCTACCTGCGGGGGCGGGCCACCCTCCGCATGGTCTACGTCCTCGTGGACGCCGAGGTGGGACCCACCCGACTGGACCTGCAGATGGTGGACTGGCTCCGGGAGGCGGACCTGCCCTGCCGCATCGTCGCCACCAAGGCCGACCAGGTGAAGCCCAGCCGCCAGCTGGCGCAGCGCCGGGACGTGGCCAAGGTGCTGGGCCTCCTGCCCAACGACATCGCCTGGGTCAGCTCCGAGAAGGGCACCGGCGTCCCCGACCTGCGCATGGAGATCGCGGCGACCCTCGACCTGCTCTGA
- a CDS encoding glutamine synthetase family protein: MAADALRDFLEIPYDTLEEMNLQARQQRLDRVPADKVREERMAYLAGEKRIKAVTVCFTDIEGRLHMLDYDKKFLLKSSDNLTFDGSSIRGFSAQAESDLRLEIDWPAFYWLPSDVFGPGKVLVFGFVLEKDGTPYRADFRARLREATEALYAREGVVMNAANEIEGFLFKGRDAERHYHETGAFEFISTGGYYHSLPTDELRHFIDRTAEAQRALGFCNEKDHPEVAPSQFEMNYKYAEVNIAADQVQLYKLLARQVAAQMGLTASFLPKPVAGVNGNGMHSNLSLAKDGRNLFHEAGGRDGLSPRAWDFLQRLLANAGELCLVLNPSVNAYRRLDPHFEAPNQIKVSPTDRGSMIRIPLGNEHSARIEVRSVGPDANPYLLYYTLLRTGLEGPGAEPEDTTKRPRTRFLPDNIQDAIRLFKASRLLADQLGEDVHAKFAELKLMQAERCPKALGAIVKACEIQFHHEVTNQLLWSQF, translated from the coding sequence ATGGCCGCCGATGCTCTCAGGGACTTTCTGGAAATCCCGTACGACACGCTGGAGGAGATGAACCTCCAGGCGCGCCAGCAGCGCCTCGACCGGGTGCCCGCCGACAAGGTCCGCGAGGAGCGCATGGCCTACCTGGCCGGGGAAAAGCGGATCAAGGCCGTCACGGTCTGCTTCACGGACATCGAGGGCCGGCTCCACATGCTGGACTACGACAAGAAGTTCCTCCTGAAGTCCTCGGACAACCTCACCTTCGACGGGTCCTCCATCCGGGGCTTCTCGGCCCAGGCCGAGAGCGACCTCCGCCTCGAAATCGACTGGCCCGCCTTCTACTGGCTCCCCTCCGACGTCTTCGGCCCCGGCAAGGTGCTCGTCTTCGGCTTCGTGCTGGAGAAGGACGGCACCCCCTACCGCGCCGACTTCCGCGCCCGCCTCCGGGAGGCCACCGAGGCCCTCTACGCCCGGGAGGGCGTGGTCATGAACGCGGCCAACGAGATCGAGGGCTTCCTCTTCAAGGGCCGGGACGCGGAGCGCCACTACCACGAGACCGGCGCCTTCGAGTTCATCTCCACCGGCGGCTACTACCACTCGCTCCCCACCGACGAGCTCCGGCACTTCATCGACCGCACCGCGGAGGCCCAGCGCGCCCTCGGGTTCTGCAACGAGAAGGACCACCCCGAAGTGGCCCCCTCCCAGTTCGAGATGAACTACAAGTATGCGGAAGTGAACATCGCCGCCGACCAGGTGCAGCTGTACAAGCTGCTGGCCCGGCAGGTCGCCGCCCAGATGGGCCTGACCGCCTCCTTCCTCCCCAAGCCCGTGGCCGGCGTCAACGGCAACGGCATGCACTCCAACCTCAGCCTGGCCAAGGACGGCCGGAACCTCTTCCACGAGGCGGGCGGCCGTGACGGCCTGTCCCCCCGGGCCTGGGATTTCCTGCAGCGCCTCCTCGCCAACGCCGGTGAGCTCTGCCTCGTGCTGAACCCCAGCGTGAACGCCTACCGCCGCCTGGATCCCCACTTCGAGGCCCCCAACCAGATCAAGGTCTCCCCCACCGACCGGGGCTCCATGATCCGCATCCCCCTCGGCAACGAGCACTCCGCCCGCATCGAGGTGCGCTCGGTGGGCCCCGACGCCAACCCCTACCTCCTCTACTACACCCTCCTCCGCACCGGCCTGGAGGGCCCCGGCGCCGAGCCCGAGGACACGACCAAGCGTCCCCGCACCCGCTTCCTGCCGGACAACATCCAGGACGCCATCCGCCTGTTCAAGGCCTCCCGGCTCCTGGCCGACCAGCTCGGGGAGGATGTGCACGCCAAGTTCGCCGAACTGAAGCTCATGCAGGCCGAACGCTGCCCCAAGGCCCTCGGGGCCATCGTGAAGGCCTGCGAGATCCAGTTCCACCACGAGGTCACGAACCAGCTCCTCTGGTCCCAGTTCTGA
- the leuA gene encoding 2-isopropylmalate synthase, translated as MNPSRYRGVPPIHLPDRQWPGRTLTQAPRWCSVDLRDGNQALVEPMGPERKLRLFDTLVGLGFKEIEVGFPSASRTDLDFVRLLIEEDRIPADVTIQVLVQAREDLIAATAGALRGARRAIIHLYNSTSALQRRVVFRQDREAILDLALRGTRWVKEAASLLRGCRVDLEYSPESFTGTELDFAAEVCDAVTETWAPAPGERVLINLPATVEMAGPNHYADQIEWMGRRLRNRDRMVLSVHPHNDRGCAVAAAELAMLAGADRVEGTLFGNGERTGNVDLVTLALNLYTHGVDPRLELGDLPSVIEAYEHCTRMPVPARHPYAGELVFTAFSGSHQDAIKKGLAALEAEANPLWEVPYLPIDPADIGRQYEPIIRINSQSGKGGIAFVLEQAFGFQVPRDLAAEFSRAVQRITDATGEELSPDGVFAAFQREYLAPGRIELLDFHARHEPGGRAALQFKLRDGAREVDLAGTGNGPIDAFVGALAGWLGLPLAVCDYSEHALDAGQDAEAVAYVRIRAGNGPARFGVGEDRDIVAASLRAVLSGVNRLAPAEREPAAAQAGGAA; from the coding sequence ATGAATCCCAGTCGATACCGAGGCGTCCCCCCCATCCATCTGCCTGACAGGCAATGGCCGGGCCGGACCCTGACCCAAGCCCCCCGCTGGTGCAGCGTGGACCTGCGGGACGGCAACCAGGCCCTCGTCGAGCCCATGGGCCCCGAGCGCAAGCTCCGGCTCTTCGACACCCTGGTGGGACTGGGCTTCAAGGAGATCGAGGTGGGCTTCCCCTCCGCCTCCCGGACCGACCTCGACTTCGTGCGCCTCCTCATCGAGGAGGACCGGATCCCCGCCGACGTGACCATCCAGGTCCTCGTCCAGGCGCGGGAGGACCTCATCGCCGCCACGGCCGGGGCCCTCCGGGGCGCCCGCCGGGCCATCATCCACCTCTACAACAGCACCTCCGCCCTGCAGCGGCGCGTGGTCTTCCGGCAGGACCGGGAGGCCATCCTCGACCTGGCCCTGCGCGGCACCCGCTGGGTGAAGGAGGCGGCCTCCCTCCTCCGCGGCTGCAGGGTGGACCTGGAATACTCCCCCGAGAGCTTCACCGGCACCGAGCTGGACTTCGCCGCCGAGGTCTGCGACGCCGTGACCGAGACCTGGGCCCCCGCCCCCGGGGAGCGGGTGCTGATCAACCTGCCCGCCACCGTCGAGATGGCCGGCCCCAACCACTATGCGGACCAGATCGAGTGGATGGGCCGCCGCCTCCGGAACCGGGACCGCATGGTCCTCAGCGTCCATCCCCACAACGACAGGGGCTGCGCGGTGGCCGCCGCGGAGCTCGCGATGCTCGCGGGCGCCGACCGGGTCGAGGGGACCCTTTTCGGGAACGGGGAACGCACCGGGAACGTGGACCTGGTCACCCTCGCCCTCAACCTCTACACCCACGGCGTCGACCCCCGCCTGGAGCTGGGAGACCTGCCCTCGGTCATCGAGGCCTACGAGCACTGCACCCGCATGCCCGTGCCCGCGCGCCACCCCTACGCCGGCGAGCTGGTCTTCACCGCCTTCAGCGGCAGCCACCAGGACGCCATCAAGAAGGGCCTCGCCGCCCTCGAGGCGGAGGCCAACCCCCTCTGGGAGGTGCCCTACCTGCCCATCGATCCCGCCGACATCGGGCGCCAGTACGAGCCGATCATCCGCATCAACAGCCAGTCCGGGAAGGGGGGCATCGCGTTCGTGCTGGAGCAGGCCTTCGGCTTCCAGGTGCCCCGGGACCTCGCCGCCGAATTCAGCCGCGCCGTCCAGCGCATCACGGACGCCACCGGGGAGGAGCTCTCCCCCGACGGGGTGTTCGCGGCCTTCCAGCGGGAGTACCTGGCCCCGGGCCGCATCGAGCTGCTGGACTTCCACGCCCGCCACGAGCCCGGCGGCCGCGCCGCCCTCCAGTTCAAGCTCCGCGACGGGGCCCGGGAGGTGGACCTGGCGGGCACGGGCAACGGGCCCATCGACGCCTTCGTGGGCGCCCTCGCTGGCTGGCTCGGCCTGCCCCTGGCCGTGTGCGACTACAGCGAGCACGCCCTGGACGCGGGCCAGGACGCCGAGGCCGTCGCCTACGTACGGATCCGCGCGGGGAACGGCCCGGCCAGGTTCGGCGTGGGCGAGGACCGGGACATCGTGGCCGCGTCCCTGCGCGCCGTGCTCAGCGGCGTGAACCGCCTGGCCCCCGCGGAGCGTGAGCCCGCCGCCGCCCAGGCGGGGGGTGCCGCATGA
- a CDS encoding ATP-dependent DNA helicase, giving the protein MDPYFAPPEGRIFSCFPGAEVRKGQQEMAQLVADAIQEGQARFDAWRNRGAERDARPDAVVQAIEAGTGTGKSLGYLVPALAMGRRPVVVATRTKQLQRQLLEDDLPRARGILGRDVKAVLAKGRANYLCRTAWEELEAHPPAELARTDHALWMALGRWARESATGDREELGAYGEGESELWDRINARAERCTGRQCPRYEDCHLTRLRQEILEADLVVANHALLLADRVLRESAFGQVLPDAPVLILDEAHEVEEQLTESCSEQWSNRAMTLLFKDLADEAGKESDAALLDARLKPWEDAWGALLERVPLESGTYGFEDERVDMGPLADAVAAWVEAGQAVWTEAKRLAARRVDGKAEDMAWRKLAERIGLAFDRMERIFAQPEGWVSTLTREGPRMILFKANPVDVRQFFHQHLRRGFETVILTSATLRDGRGFNGLRLRLGLTEEEGTRSRHVESPFDFERQGLLFIPPGMPARRPGRDAIGDPQWVEASLDAMERLIRASRGRALVLFTSRKMLAAFRPRLESALPEVTFFVQGEGMTRSAMMERFKRTPQAALLGLASFWQGVDLPGDALTLVIVTALPFAPPDDPVLQARVREADAKHQGLGFIGIQVPQMTLKLKQGIGRLIRTRTDRGAVCILDPRLMLPHEDPGGKRYAAQVRAALPPFPLSRDWEEVEGFLRAL; this is encoded by the coding sequence ATGGACCCCTACTTCGCCCCGCCCGAAGGCCGCATCTTCAGTTGCTTCCCCGGCGCGGAGGTGCGGAAGGGGCAGCAGGAGATGGCCCAGCTGGTGGCGGACGCCATCCAGGAGGGGCAGGCGCGCTTCGACGCCTGGCGGAACCGGGGCGCGGAGCGGGACGCCCGGCCCGATGCGGTGGTCCAGGCCATCGAGGCCGGCACCGGCACCGGCAAGTCCCTGGGCTACCTGGTGCCCGCCCTCGCCATGGGCCGCCGCCCGGTGGTGGTGGCGACGCGCACCAAGCAGCTCCAGCGGCAGCTCCTGGAGGACGACCTGCCCCGGGCCCGGGGGATCCTGGGCCGGGACGTGAAGGCGGTGCTCGCCAAGGGGCGCGCCAACTACCTGTGCAGGACCGCCTGGGAGGAGCTGGAGGCCCATCCGCCCGCGGAGCTCGCCCGGACCGACCACGCCCTGTGGATGGCCCTGGGCCGCTGGGCCCGGGAGAGCGCCACCGGCGACCGGGAGGAGCTGGGCGCCTACGGCGAGGGCGAATCCGAGCTCTGGGACCGCATCAACGCCCGGGCCGAGCGCTGCACGGGGCGCCAGTGCCCGCGCTACGAGGACTGCCACCTGACGCGCCTGCGCCAGGAGATCCTGGAGGCGGACCTGGTCGTCGCCAACCACGCCCTCCTGCTGGCGGACCGGGTCCTGCGCGAATCGGCCTTCGGCCAGGTCCTGCCCGACGCCCCGGTCCTGATCCTGGACGAGGCCCACGAGGTCGAGGAGCAGCTCACGGAGAGCTGCTCGGAGCAGTGGTCGAACCGGGCCATGACCCTCCTCTTCAAGGACCTCGCGGACGAGGCGGGGAAGGAATCCGACGCGGCCCTGCTGGACGCGCGCCTCAAGCCGTGGGAGGACGCCTGGGGCGCCCTGCTGGAGCGCGTGCCTCTGGAATCCGGCACGTACGGCTTCGAGGACGAGCGCGTGGACATGGGTCCCCTCGCGGACGCCGTCGCGGCCTGGGTCGAGGCGGGGCAGGCGGTCTGGACCGAGGCCAAGCGGCTCGCGGCCCGGCGCGTCGACGGCAAGGCGGAGGACATGGCCTGGCGCAAGCTGGCGGAACGCATCGGCCTGGCTTTCGACCGCATGGAGCGGATCTTCGCCCAGCCCGAGGGGTGGGTCTCCACCCTCACGCGGGAGGGCCCGCGCATGATCCTCTTCAAGGCCAACCCCGTGGACGTGCGCCAGTTCTTCCACCAGCACCTGCGCCGGGGCTTCGAGACCGTGATCCTCACCAGCGCCACGCTCCGCGACGGCCGCGGGTTCAACGGCCTGCGGCTGCGCCTGGGCCTCACGGAGGAGGAGGGCACCCGGAGCCGGCACGTGGAGAGTCCCTTCGACTTCGAGCGCCAGGGCCTCCTCTTCATCCCGCCCGGCATGCCCGCGCGGCGCCCGGGGCGCGACGCCATCGGCGATCCCCAGTGGGTGGAGGCGAGCCTCGACGCCATGGAGCGGCTCATCCGGGCCAGCCGGGGCCGGGCCCTCGTGCTCTTCACCAGCCGCAAGATGCTGGCGGCCTTCCGCCCCCGGCTCGAGTCCGCCCTGCCGGAGGTGACCTTCTTCGTCCAGGGGGAGGGCATGACCCGCTCGGCCATGATGGAGCGCTTCAAGCGGACCCCCCAGGCGGCCCTCCTCGGCCTGGCCAGCTTCTGGCAGGGCGTGGACCTCCCCGGGGACGCCCTCACCCTCGTCATCGTCACCGCGCTGCCCTTCGCGCCCCCCGACGACCCCGTCCTCCAGGCCCGGGTCCGCGAGGCCGACGCGAAGCACCAGGGCCTGGGCTTCATCGGCATCCAGGTGCCCCAGATGACCCTCAAGCTCAAGCAGGGCATCGGCCGCCTCATCCGCACCCGCACCGACCGCGGCGCCGTGTGCATCCTGGACCCCCGCCTGATGCTCCCCCACGAGGACCCCGGCGGAAAGCGCTACGCCGCCCAGGTCCGGGCCGCGCTGCCGCCCTTCCCCCTGAGCCGCGACTGGGAGGAGGTGGAGGGCTTCCTGCGCGCGCTCTGA